The bacterium genome includes a window with the following:
- a CDS encoding tetratricopeptide repeat protein, with amino-acid sequence MELAQASDFSPGPARRRGGVLLFLTLVFALPLAAQNPQLNAARLNQAQTYERVGQYDRAAELYQSLFDSDPRNGIYYQGLKRSLLSLRRYDALLAAINRRLTIINDLNTRIDLGVVLYNQNQQEAARKYWDDLLASFPSTGTYAAVAAAMKETRALDEALQVYQNGRKRFGQESLFAVELAELHLARLDYEAAATEYLRHLQADVRQLPFVQRRLIELVRESSEAAAQVEKAISARLRESANAIELRRLLAAVLLENRHYAAALAEYQALEQRATAQAQAGTEIFNFAEQARLAGAWEHAAQAFEMILTDNRKSPFTNPAALGLAECHEQLGQYRQALDALQSLITKLGENSRNPWVTRALWQQAEIYFTHLKDMPAAISTYRKIYESAADPNAKERLEAIFRLGDCHVALGDLEQAKKWYETARRFGANRPLVEDKIKFSLSRLEFYRGNFRAAKNTLEGVAASPTRSNEQESMVNDALELLLLIDANLADSLTALRSYARAEFLAVKGKLGAAIDTLHALVATNPNALIVPQAMYNIARWQIDAGQYPQAAAMLQALLAQHGESIVADRALFRLAELHANQLNDYAQAQKLYEKLLESYPQSLYLEEARRRVRSLSDKLKPM; translated from the coding sequence GTGGAATTAGCCCAAGCAAGCGATTTCTCCCCGGGACCGGCGCGGCGGCGCGGCGGCGTGTTGTTGTTTCTCACCTTGGTATTTGCGCTTCCGCTCGCCGCGCAAAATCCCCAACTCAACGCGGCCCGGCTCAATCAAGCCCAGACGTACGAGCGCGTCGGCCAGTACGATCGGGCGGCGGAGCTTTACCAATCCTTGTTCGACAGCGACCCGCGCAACGGCATTTATTATCAAGGTTTGAAACGCAGCTTGTTGAGCTTGCGGCGCTATGATGCGCTGCTGGCTGCCATCAACCGGCGCCTGACAATCATCAACGATCTCAATACTCGCATCGATCTCGGGGTCGTGCTTTACAATCAAAATCAACAGGAGGCGGCGCGGAAGTACTGGGACGATCTGCTTGCCAGTTTTCCCTCCACCGGCACCTACGCGGCAGTGGCCGCTGCAATGAAAGAAACGCGCGCCCTTGATGAGGCTCTGCAGGTTTACCAGAACGGCCGCAAGCGCTTTGGCCAGGAATCGCTCTTCGCGGTGGAACTGGCTGAGCTGCATCTTGCCAGGCTCGATTACGAGGCCGCCGCTACGGAATACTTGCGCCATCTGCAGGCCGATGTCCGCCAGTTGCCGTTTGTGCAGCGCCGTCTCATCGAGTTGGTGAGAGAATCCAGCGAGGCTGCGGCACAAGTCGAGAAGGCAATCAGCGCCCGCCTCCGCGAGAGCGCGAACGCCATCGAGCTGCGGCGCCTGCTGGCCGCGGTTCTGCTGGAAAACCGCCACTATGCCGCCGCGCTGGCAGAATACCAAGCGTTGGAGCAGCGCGCCACGGCGCAGGCCCAAGCCGGCACCGAGATCTTCAATTTTGCCGAACAAGCGCGCCTGGCAGGCGCGTGGGAACATGCGGCGCAAGCATTTGAAATGATTCTGACCGACAATCGCAAATCGCCCTTCACCAACCCGGCTGCGCTGGGGCTGGCAGAATGCCATGAGCAGTTGGGGCAATACCGCCAGGCGCTGGATGCCCTGCAATCGCTGATCACGAAACTGGGTGAGAACAGCCGTAACCCGTGGGTGACGCGTGCGCTGTGGCAGCAGGCGGAGATCTATTTCACTCACCTCAAGGACATGCCGGCGGCGATCAGCACGTACAGGAAAATCTACGAAAGCGCCGCCGACCCCAACGCCAAAGAACGCCTCGAGGCCATTTTCCGCCTGGGCGACTGTCATGTCGCCCTGGGTGACCTGGAGCAGGCGAAAAAATGGTACGAGACGGCGCGGCGCTTCGGCGCCAATCGTCCCCTTGTCGAAGACAAGATCAAATTCTCGCTCAGCCGGCTGGAGTTCTACCGCGGCAACTTCCGCGCGGCCAAGAATACCCTCGAGGGCGTGGCCGCCTCGCCGACGCGCAGTAACGAGCAGGAGAGCATGGTGAATGACGCACTCGAACTGCTGCTCTTGATCGATGCGAATCTCGCGGACAGCTTGACCGCGCTGCGGAGTTACGCACGCGCTGAGTTTCTCGCCGTCAAGGGCAAACTGGGTGCGGCCATCGACACGCTGCACGCATTGGTCGCGACCAATCCCAATGCCCTCATTGTTCCCCAGGCGATGTACAATATCGCACGCTGGCAGATCGACGCAGGCCAGTATCCCCAGGCGGCTGCCATGTTGCAGGCACTTCTGGCCCAGCATGGCGAGAGTATCGTCGCGGATCGGGCGCTCTTTCGCCTGGCGGAATTGCATGCGAACCAACTCAACGATTACGCCCAGGCGCAAAAGCTGTATGAGAAACTGCTGGAAAGCTATCCGCAAAGCCTGTATCTCGAAGAAGCGCGGCGCCGCGTACGCAGCCTGTCGGACAAGTTGAAACCGATGTAG
- a CDS encoding asparagine synthetase B has translation MRKIFGAVCSLLLLSPPAFAQKTLIPMDLQQPDHLKAYGIAYWALDRGINVEWLLNYRGGSFMLDQYSEVERECRVRGVGFASIGGGQAAQVYAEIEGANMEVVLLEKAPAIAIYTPPNKQVWDDAVTLALDYAEIPFTTLWDEEVLAGKLEEYDWLHLHHEDFSGQYGRFYASYHNATWYQEEVIKNEAVAKKLGYKKVSELKKAVARTIKDYAARGGFLFAMCSATDTIDLALAAQNTDICAAIFDYDPPAPNCQQELDYSQTLAFTDFQLEMNPMVYEFSDIDYPPSYNPALRSAEADFFTLFEFSAKYDPVPTMLTQNHVSVVKGFMGQTTGFKRELIKKQVTILADVPGTPQVKYLHGNLGRGTFTFFGGHDPEDYQHMVYDPPTQLSLHKNSPGYRLILNNILFPAAKKKKRKT, from the coding sequence ATGCGCAAAATCTTCGGCGCTGTTTGCAGCCTATTGTTGCTCTCGCCGCCTGCTTTCGCACAAAAGACGCTCATCCCGATGGATTTGCAGCAGCCCGATCATCTCAAGGCCTATGGCATCGCCTATTGGGCGCTCGATCGCGGCATCAATGTGGAATGGTTGCTCAATTATCGCGGCGGCTCCTTCATGCTGGACCAATACAGCGAAGTCGAGCGCGAATGCCGCGTGCGGGGGGTGGGCTTCGCAAGCATCGGCGGCGGCCAAGCAGCACAAGTCTACGCCGAGATTGAAGGCGCCAACATGGAAGTCGTGTTGCTCGAAAAGGCGCCGGCAATTGCCATCTACACGCCGCCCAACAAACAGGTGTGGGACGACGCAGTGACACTGGCGCTGGATTACGCCGAAATCCCCTTCACCACATTGTGGGATGAAGAGGTGCTGGCTGGCAAACTCGAGGAGTACGACTGGTTGCATTTGCATCACGAAGACTTCTCCGGCCAATACGGCCGGTTCTATGCGAGCTATCACAACGCCACGTGGTATCAGGAGGAAGTGATCAAGAACGAAGCCGTGGCCAAAAAGCTCGGCTACAAGAAGGTATCAGAATTGAAGAAAGCGGTGGCGCGTACGATCAAGGACTATGCCGCTCGCGGCGGCTTTCTCTTTGCCATGTGCTCGGCCACCGACACCATCGATCTGGCGCTGGCCGCACAAAACACCGACATCTGCGCGGCCATCTTCGACTATGACCCGCCGGCGCCCAATTGCCAGCAGGAACTCGATTACAGCCAAACGCTGGCCTTCACTGATTTCCAGCTCGAAATGAACCCGATGGTGTATGAGTTTTCGGATATCGACTATCCGCCCAGCTACAACCCCGCGCTGCGCAGCGCCGAGGCCGATTTCTTCACGCTCTTCGAGTTTTCGGCCAAGTACGATCCCGTTCCCACCATGCTCACTCAAAACCACGTTTCGGTGGTGAAGGGATTCATGGGACAGACGACCGGATTCAAACGCGAGTTGATCAAGAAGCAGGTCACCATTCTCGCTGATGTGCCGGGCACGCCGCAGGTGAAGTATCTCCACGGCAACCTCGGTCGCGGCACCTTTACTTTCTTTGGCGGACACGACCCGGAAGATTATCAGCACATGGTCTATGATCCGCCCACCCAGCTTTCGCTGCACAAGAACTCTCCGGGCTACCGTCTGATTCTGAACAATATTCTCTTTCCGGCGGCGAAGAAGAAAAAACGGAAAACGTGA